The stretch of DNA TTTTTTTACtcaatttgttttaatataggaAGAGGGTCCTTCATTTTAACATAATTATCTTCCTTTTAGGATGACAAAAAGAATTTACATACAATCTTCCACCAGATCATGGCGgttatattagaatatttctaattaaggaaataaaataatattattgattctgataaataaatattttatattcattgaatctggacagaatcaattacgtaatattctatatatggtcagatttctatattcattacctgatttgatttcctgaattaattgtcaaaatattctgacaattaatgtggcacagatactgatggagtatctcacctataaatatagggtctcggtccccgagctcctcactcattctgttcataacagcaaattccatctaaagagagttgagagagcgaggaagcccgattacccacatcaatcagtttcctttgcagatcaaaacTTATGTGGatttgaagctcaagattcaatggctggaggtatttcgatcctaaagttatatagtgtatatatttgtttattccgcattttatatatacatacatatatttcagtttatacatataaatatagggtctaacAGGTTAAGTAATTATGGGCCTAACTCGTTACAAGCTTTTGGTTGAGTGTTACACTTTTATTTCCAACTATTTGATGTAGTGTACTCACTTCGCCTTCATCATGAACTTGCACATTCAACAAGAGTTTTACATTTTTAAAGTGTGAAAAGATAACATTATATATAAGATGCATACATGTGTTACTCCTtccaattaattttgagatagaACCTCATGCACCTTCCATACAATCCCGAAATTCTAACATAGTATTAAAgctaaataaaaatctaacgaGTATCTAATCCAAATCTAAGAACCGGTCCAAAAAGACGAGCCAAAAAAAGCAGTTTATAATTTGGGGATAGTGAGCCAGAAAGTGTCGTTGTAAGCCAAGTTTCGTTGGTCCAAAAAGACGAACCAAAAAAATCTACTTGTGATTCGGTGGGCCAAATGTGTCACTTGTGATCGAGTCGTCTAAGATTGGTGAGCAAAAAATAGTCACCATCTTAAGGGTTGAGGTTAGAGAGATCCACATTACTAAAGTGTGGAAAGATAACACCATATATAAGATGCATGGGCTACTCCTCTCattgccaattagttttgagatggcaCTACATGCACCTAACTATACAATCTTCAGCAACCAAACAGAGCTCCTCCTCTGCCCCTAGCAGTCAACTAGCACCAATATCTCCTTTCGGCAGCACTCTTAGCCAATGCTTCGTTGTGGAGTTGGACTGTAATAACTTCACCCTTCGGCGCGTAATGGTGGCCATCATCTTGGTGGTTTCCTAAATGGAACAACATTGTGTCCTCCTAAGTTTATTCCCGTAACCAATCCAACTAGTGATGGTACAACCTCTTCTAAACAAGGTCCAAATCTAGATTATGAGGCTTGGATCATCAGTGAACCGGTTTCTTATGGGCTAACTTTATGGCTCAATGATTGAAGCCATAACATCCGAAATGATGGGCTGCACATCTAcccttaggtggcgtttggttggaggtaatgaaatggaatggaatggaaatgaaacaattttcattccattcctttgtttggttgcattttaaagtattggaatggcattccaatggaatgctctttccaccattttggtggaatggctattccattttaaaaaggaaggaatgaccattccaatgtaacaagaaaaaaaaattaattatttttttatcaatttttttatgcattttaaattttattccattcctattcctattctcattcccattctcattcctattcctatattatcattcctcccaaccaaacgcctccttAATCTTTACGCTTGAGATATTGAGCATATTCAAAGGAATAGTTGATGTCACATGCACCTGGTTGTAAACAACTCAGAAAGAGAACATGACTATGGCTCCCTACCTTTGACATATGCAGACATGGGCAAATACACTCGCAATAGCAGGTGACCCCTATCCTAAATCACATTTACTTACTAATGTTTTGCATGGTCTTGGTCCAAATTACCTCAccattatggttcagcttgagGACAAGGTGCTTCCATAACCTGCCTGGAGCCTCAAGATGTTTTTCTCAGCATTGACAGTCAACTAGGATGATTACTCACAGCTCCGACACAAAGTTACTCATAGCCCCATCTTccaacatttaaaaaaaaaaaaaaaaaaaaaaaaaaaaaaaaacctcaaccACAACAGAATCCACCCAAACAACAACCAAATCAATCTTCTAGCTGCCACAATATAGGTCATGGAGGTTATTGAGGAAATGGTAGTAGACTTCGTGGTAGAGGTGGAAGAAACTCTAACAACCATGGCCGCCTAACTTGCCAAGTCTTCAGCAGTTATATGATACAATCACTATGATGAATCATTCATGGGGAGTGACCCTCATAATAAACCAAACACTCAAACTCATTCTAAATCTGGCAATCCAAGTGCTTTTGTTACAACACCTGAGGTTATCGACCATGAAGATTGGTTTGTAAATAGTGGAGCCAATAGCCACGTCACTGCGGATCCAAACCAGTTGACCCAACACATTCCATATGGTGGTAAAAAGCGATCGATTATTGGATATGGTAACGCCTTATTAATTTCTCATACTGGAACCAGCTCTTTACTCTATCTCGCAAAGATTTATTACATATACCTTAGATTGCAAAAAAACTAATGAGTGTATCAAAACTTACGTAAAGAGGTATCCAGTCAAAAAGATCCAATAGCGTTAAGAGAGATCTTTGGTGCTTGCATTCCAATTGAAGATGTCACATACTTGATTTATGGTGATGGAGAGGAGACCATGGTGCACCTGTTTATTAATTGGAAGTTTGCCTCTCACGTATAGAGAGCCTCACCTTGGTGGCTAATTCCTTATATTGAGTGGGACTGGTATATAGAATTGGGTTAAATTCCTGTAGAATTTAGATAAGCATGGGGCGAACTCCTCTATGTCTCTATAGTTGTTGATACAATTTGTATGCTAGAAATGATTTAATCAGTAACTATAAAACTAACAAGTTTGTTGATTTTGTTAATTCTGTTAATGCTTGCTTTGTGAAATGTGCTCTGATGGTTAGTCCTTGCCTCCAATGGATTGTGATGTGGCAGTAGGGGTTGATAATGGGTAGTGTTGTTGGGAGAGACCACCAGGGACAACTACTTTGGCCTAAAGCCAAGTTGGTCCCATTCCCAGACCCTCTAATTGGAGGCTGAGGCGTGTCTCTCGGCCCTTGAGATGGCGGTTAGGAGAGGACCAACTTGGAGATGTGACTCGATGGGAGATTACGAACTATACTTTTCATTGTAATAGATTAGCTAAGTCTTTTTTTGCTTCCAACTGTGTACAGCAGCATGTGAGGAGCAATGGTTTATGCCTAGGAAAGCTGAAATGGGGATCTTCCCCCCTTGTAGCCAGTCATGAAAATTAGGTGACTTATCTTTTCCTTTGTGTTTTTGAATGAAGATCTCtcctttcaaaaataaataaataaacactaaATTGGTTGCTGAACAAACAATGTGCTGCTAAAATTTTATATCCCCTTTTACCTTTTTTGTCAACTTAACATACAAACTGaagatatataaattttagtaaATATAATCTAAATTCTGACATGGAGTTTGGTTTCAATAAGCTACACAGAGACATCCACCTTATCATGTCTCACTCAAATCCAAATAGAATATGTTAAAAACATGTTTAAGACAGTCAGATACAGATTTCTCTCTACATCTACACCTTTCTTTTCTGATTCACCATATCAATTAACCTAACCTTTCTTTACTGGCCTTTGGACATACGATTTGTTAGGGTCTTCTGTCTTGAGCTTCGGAGGTCGAATTTCTCCTTTCTTGCCCTGAAAGTTCATTATTAACATTCAATTAAATTAGagattcatattttatttccaCATTTTTCTTTGCAAGTATTAACTAAATAATGCTCATACAAAAGGAAAGCTAAATGTAAAATGGTTACCTTCTTTCCTGTTTTCATGAAGTCTCTCCAGCTTGAAACCTGATGACCGAAAAAGGAGATAATAGATTAGAATGAAGAAACTACATAGCACAAATTCAAGATACAGATTCTGAAGAGGACTTGCAAACAATGATGTGTCTATTTATCATGCAATTAGTATGAGCATGGCATTAATTcacttaaaataagataatttagTATCCTTGATaaccttaataataataataataataataataatttaacacAAATCCTATCTCTACATATATCATTGGTGAGACACATTTGTAATACTAtcaatttttctaatattattttctttaaaaaaatatatattaataactcACTCCACTTGTTCTATATTATGACATGACTCAATCCAATTCTAACCTATACAAACTCATCAGATAACTttcatttatattttctttgCAAAACATATAATTTCAAGAAACTAGAGCAGCCATAAAAGGTATGACTATAATCCTTTTGCAAGATACATATGTTGAGGTTAAGAAGCAAACCCTTTTCTCTCTTGTTCCTTCCCACTGCTCCTCATGTTCACGCTTTCTTTTCCACATCTCTTTGGTTTCTTCTTCATCCTTTTTCAGCCTACCTTCCTCTTCagatatctaaatttaaatagACAAAACATCAAAGTCATGAAAGCCTAAATGCTTAAAACAATAGTCAAAATAATGGAAATAGCCAAGACTTCAACATACCCTCATCTGCATTTTTCTTCTCCGCCATTCTTGTTCAGTTAATAATTCTCTAACCTTTAACTTCAGTTCTTGTTTAAATTCTTCTGACTGTTCATACTGTTGATCATATTTCCCCTGCATCATGTCAAAAGGCATGTAAGTAGCTCTCTTCCCAAACTTATGACTGTAACGGTGATcccaaaaaacaacaacaaaggATTGCATCTCTCTTGAGTGGAGGCAGAAAATAGAAGCAAACAATgagttaaataatttaaataaagaaTATAACAAAGGAAGCAAAGGATAACAGTCTGAGAATGAAGATTACTTTCACAGTGAATGTGTATCTTCATAAGGGAttttttagtaagattttagAGATAACTCATTGTccatttttttattgaattaaGTTCTGAATAGTGAAATGCAAAATTGGTATAAAAGCCACATTTGCACCCCCGTATCTAGAGGCATGAAAACCCCTTAAAACTCAAATAGTGTTATCATATTTTTGTTTTACAAGAAACATAATGgtcttattaataaatataacaatacagacAAGTAGACAGAAAATCCTTGAACCAGAAGATCAAAACCTATTTGACCTTAAACTAGGCTGAATTGAACCTCTTAATTCTACAGTCAAAATTTTAACATGGATAAATTTGTTGCAGTAAATAGCTCAAGATGAGAAGTATCTTCAGAGAAATATATAAACACAGATGAAAGCGTAAGTGAATATACCTCTTCTACGAATGACTTGATTTTAGAAGCAGTATCTTTCCTCAGATGCTTTTTCCTCTTTGCTCTAAGTTCTTCTGAAACTCACATAACAGGCAAAATAAGGTCCTTCCAACACATAATACAAGGATAAGCCTACAGCAACAGGAATAGACACTAAATTTAACACAATTTGAGAAAAAGCCAGGCGACTCATTACCAGAATTACCTCTGGCAATCCAGGAGTTATATTGAGGATATGATTAAGCATGAGGTGGCTGTATGGATCTTCAATAATAATGACTTCAAGGATTTATCTTTTTCTGTGCTTATTATAAGTGATTGGCAGTTGTGGCAGTAATTTGCAATAGTCTTATGTATGTAAGTGTAGTCTTTTGTTTGAGTGGTTTAGAATTCAGTATCCTCTCACTCTAGGTTGCAATCTAGATGATATCTCAACTTTTTTAATGAAACTTTTGTTTCCAgtaaaatgaaattaataaataattacctCTGGCCATCCTAAGAATAAGATCTGTATTTTTCATAAACTTTGACGAAATCACTAGCCCGTCGTCAACAAATTTAATATTCCAACCAAATTCTGATTTACATCTGGTAAAATTTAATCGTACAGTGATCAAACAAATAAAGATCATACTGACCTTTTGCTGCATTAATCTGACTAACAAGATAATCCCTTTCTTGTTGATCAAGTAATAACTGTTGAGCTTTTGCTAATGCTGCAAGAAACCAACAACCTTGTCTCAGTattta from Cannabis sativa cultivar Pink pepper isolate KNU-18-1 chromosome 2, ASM2916894v1, whole genome shotgun sequence encodes:
- the LOC115719655 gene encoding uncharacterized protein LOC115719655; the encoded protein is MGESATEDDLLLKNFFAEVSEVERDNEVLRILSCFKLNPFEYLNISFDSTPEDVKRQYRKLSLLVHPDKCKHPQAKEAFGALAKAQQLLLDQQERDYLVSQINAAKEELRAKRKKHLRKDTASKIKSFVEEGKYDQQYEQSEEFKQELKLKVRELLTEQEWRRRKMQMRISEEEGRLKKDEEETKEMWKRKREHEEQWEGTREKRVSSWRDFMKTGKKGKKGEIRPPKLKTEDPNKSYVQRPVKKG